Proteins encoded by one window of Lathyrus oleraceus cultivar Zhongwan6 chromosome 1, CAAS_Psat_ZW6_1.0, whole genome shotgun sequence:
- the LOC127094077 gene encoding uncharacterized protein LOC127094077, producing MPIYAKFVKDIISKKRSTNIDLIILTETCSAILQGMKIPVKKKDRGSVTIPCTISDRKFKKALIDLGASVSLMPLSIYKKIGLGIIQDTRMTLQFVDRSVRRPYRIMEDVMVKINKFVFLVDFVILEMPEDEEIPLILGRPFLDTRRCMIDIKEGTMTLKVYDE from the coding sequence ATGCCCATATATGCCAAATTCgtgaaagacatcatctccaaaAAGCGCTCCACAAATATAGACCTGATCATCCTGACTGAAACATGTAGTGCCATTCTCCAAGGTATGAAAATTCCGGTGAAAAAGAAAGATAGGGGATCGGTTACTATTCCTTGCACTATTagtgatagaaaattcaagaaggctctaATTGATTTGGGAGCTAGTGTGAGTTTGATGCCATTGTCCATCTACAAAAAAATAGGACTTGGCATCATTCAAGACACTAGGATGACGCTTCAGTTTGTCGATCGCTCTGTTAGGCGACCTTATCGAATAATGGAAGATGTTATGGTAAAGATAAATAAGTTTGTATTTCTGGTTGACTTTGTCATTCTGGAGATGCctgaagatgaggagattcctctcatattgggcaGACCATTTTTAGATACAAGACGGTGCATGATAGACATAAAGGAAGGAACAATGACTCTCAAAGTCTATGACGAATAA
- the LOC127094083 gene encoding uncharacterized protein LOC127094083, protein MPQSPLERVLSLSIFGSDEDEGELEVLAMMEKQHRWIKSKPHRWEDLRPPPPSEDTQEPKTGAYLKQLPANLKYVFLDAEKKCPAIINVSLQSVQEAELIQVLKKYKSVIGWAIEDLKGLIYPISDSSWVSPVHVIPKNGGTTVIKNEKNELIPTRIVTGWRVCIDYRRLNIATRKDHFPLFIDQMLERLAGHDYYCFLDGYSGYNQIDVAPEDQENIAFTCPYGVFAYRTSIFADMLEKHMEVFMDDSFVFIRDFSKIAKPRTSLLVKDTSFLFDKKYSEAFETLKKELVSALIVIAPDWSLPFEIMCDASDNVVGAVLGQRKAKHLHVIYYASHMLNPTQMNYATTEKELLESKPRLLRWILLLQEFYLEIRDKKGSENTVADHLSQMFLIQEIEEKHPIGDEFTDKRILPVTNVPWFYVWGDPFLYKKGIDGLVRRCVPEEEQKEILRAYHNSEYGGHFGGDRTTTKVLQSGLYWPALSKIPKG, encoded by the exons ATGCCCCAATCACCTTTAGAACGTGTTTTGAGTTTATCGATATTTGGAAGTGATGAAGACGAGGGAGAGTTAGAAGTGCTCGCTATGATGGAGAAACAACATCGGTGGATTAAATCTAaaccacaccggtgggaagatttaagACCACCCCCACCATCAGAAGACACTCAAGAGCCCAAAACGGGGGCATATCTGAAACAGTTACCGGCAAATCTGAAATATGTGTTTCTTGATGCTGAAAAGAAATGCCCAGCTATTATCAATGTCAGTTTACAAAGTGTCCAAGAAGCAGAACTCATTCAAGTACTAAAAAAATACAAGAGTGTGATTGGATGGGCAATTGAGGATTTGAAAG GGCTAATTTACCCCATATCCGACAGCTCATGGGTTAGTCCAGTACATGTGATACCCAAAAATGGGGGAACtactgtgataaaaaatgagaagaatgagttAATCCCAACCAGAAttgttacaggttggagagtttGCATTGATTACCGGAGGCTGAATATTGCAACAAGAAAAGACCACTTCCCTTTATTCATCgatcaaatgttggaaaggcTAGCCGGTCATGACtactattgtttccttgatgGGTACTCGGGATATAATCAGATTGATGTGGCTCCTGAAGATCAAGAGAATATCGccttcacatgcccctatggtgTTTTCGCTTATAGGACATCGATATTTGctgacatgcttgaaaagcatatggaagtatttatggatgactcTTTTGT gttcataagagactTTTCCAAAATCGCCAAACCACGAACAAGCCTACTTGTGAAAGACACATCTTTCCTTTTTGACAAGAAGTACAGTGAAGCTTTTGAGACCCTGAAGAAGGAACTAGTGTCTGCTCTCATAGTTATTGCCCCTGATTGGTCTCTCCCTTTTGAGAttatgtgtgatgcaagtgataaTGTTGTGGGGGCAGTACTAGGACAACGAAAGGCGAAGCACTTGCATGTGATCTACTATGCAAGCCACATGTTGAATCCCACtcaaatgaattatgcaaccactGAAAAAGAGCTACTC GAATCAAAACCACGGTTGCTGCGATGGATTCTACTTCTGCAAGAGTTTTATctggaaatcagagacaaaaaggGGAGTGAAAATACTGTTGCTGATCACTTATCTCAGATGTTTCTGATCCAAGAAATAGAAGAAAAACACCCAATCGGAGATGAGTTCACCGACAAACGTATCCTACCCGTTACTAATGTCCCTTG gttttatgtGTGGGGTGATCCATTCTTGTACAAAAAAGGAATAGATGGGTTGGTTCGAAGATGTGTCCCAGAGGAAGAACAAAAGGAGATCCTCAGAGCTTATCAtaactcagaatatggaggacattttGGTGGAGATAGAACAACAACAAAAGTCCTCCAGTCTGGGTTGTACTGGCCTGCACTTTCAAAGATTCCCAAGGGATAG